The Vicia villosa cultivar HV-30 ecotype Madison, WI linkage group LG1, Vvil1.0, whole genome shotgun sequence genome includes a region encoding these proteins:
- the LOC131644147 gene encoding uncharacterized protein LOC131644147, whose product MPRHGGTVNAIEVVTEQEFVQQRSSPIDALKRYLLAKGFVLEHNEAFKTTLQRLVNQGLVQFKEYPEEEYVAMLDRNEPLMIPRQGARKTLIIPCAKATLLIPAQVHTRIIPARDPYPVDKMKAVPWEYKSNASTDVTNIVGPGGMTRSGRIFNTAKSKENSAQANDQATVTPIDKEITNKDAEEFLALIKKSDYKVVDQLHQTPSRISLLSLLIHSEKHRDTLMKILSAAHVTKDITVNQFDGMVANLTAGACLSFSEHELPSQGKEHNKALHISIQCGKAHLSRVLIDTGSSLNVMPKATLDKIDLEGLVIRPSRLVVKAFDGSQSPVFGEVDLPVVIGPHTFCINFQVMEIEPAYTCLLGRPWIHAAGAVTSTLHQKVKFVDGNSIVTVSGEEDIFVSNLDSYRYIEAGEKALETSFQALEIATAVTLPIEKTRRVVTSWRDLQDTKMEGWGKIPEVQEKKDRLGLGYQPTKKAAKEEQRFPPIAQTFVTGGYEHKDNNTHASPEA is encoded by the exons ATGCCCCGTCATGGTGgcacagtcaatgcaatagaggtAGTCACCGAGCAAGAGTTTGTTCAACAACggagctcccccatagatgcccttaagaggtatctacttgcAAAGGGGTTCGTCCTCGAACATAACGAAGCCTTTAAGACAACCTTACAAAGACTCGTGAATCAAGGGTTAGTTCAGTTTAAAGAATATCCTGAGGAAGAGTATGTGGCCATGCTGGACAGGAATGAACCGTTAATGATACCAAGACAAGGGGCAAGGAAGACGTTGATCATCCCTTGCGCCAAAGCCACACTGCTGATACCCGCACAAGTACACACTAGGATTATCCCAGCCAGGGATCCATATCctgtggacaagatgaaagcagtTCCATGGGAATATAAGTCTAATGCTAGTACCGATGTGACAAACATCGTCGGGCCTGGGGGTATGACTCGTAGCGGTCGCATATTCAATACTGCTAAATCAAAAGAGAATTCAGCACAAGCAAATGATCAAGCTACTGTGACACCCATAGACAAGGAGATCACTAACAAAGATGccgaagaattcttggcattaatcaagaaaagtgattataagGTAGTGGATCAGTTGCACCAAACTCCATCCAGGATATCACTCCTCTCACTGTTAATCCATTCAGAAAAACATCGAGACACCCTGATGAAGATCTTGAGTGCTGCCCATGTAACCAAAGACATCACTGTAAATCAAtttgatggaatggtggctaatcttaCTGCTGGGGCATGCTTAAGCTTCAGTGAACACGAGTTGCCCTCACAAGGGAAAGAGCATAACAAAGCCctgcatatctccatacaatgtgggAAAGCTCATCTGTCTAGAGTGTTGATCGACACGGGATCatcattaaatgtgatgccaaaggccACCTTAGACAAGATAGATTTAGAAGGACTGGTAATAAGACCAAGCCGTCTGGTGGTCAAAGCCTTTGATGGGTCGCAAAGCCCGGTGTTTGGAGAGGTGGACCTCCCTGTGGTAATAGGCCCTCAcactttctgcatcaatttccaagtgatggagattgagcCTGCCTACACATGTTtattaggacgcccttggatccatgctgctggggcagttacctctaCTCTGCATCAAAAGGTGAAATTTGTGGATGGAAACTCTATAGTAACCGTCAGTGGGGAGGAGgacatatttgtcagcaatctagaCTCATACCGATACATTGAGGCTGGGGAAAAGGCATTAGAGACTTCGTTCCAAGCACTAGAGATTGCCACTGCTGTCACACTACCAATTGAGAAAACACGAAGGGTGGTGACATCCTGGAGAGACCTGCAAGACACAAAGATGGAAGGCTGGGGAAAAATTCCAGAAGTGCAAGAGAAGAAAGATCgtctggggttaggataccaaccaaCAAAGAAGGCTGCAAAGGAAGAGCAACGATTCCCTCCGATCGCACAGACTTTTGTTACAGGTGGATATGAGCAT AAAGACAATAAcactcatgcctcgcccgaagcatag
- the LOC131627058 gene encoding peroxidase 42 — protein MSPSKAFIFLALLSFSPQLFLTISSAVEDNGLLMNYYKESCPQAEEVIKEQVKLLYKRHKNTAFSWLRNIFHDCAVQSCDASLLLTSTRRSLSEQEHDRSFGLRNFRYIDTIKEAVERECPGVVSCSDILVLSARDGIVSLGGPYIPLKTGRRDGRKSRVDLLEAYLPDHNESISSVLDKFGAMGIDTPGVVSLLGAHSVGRTHCTKLVHRLYPEVDPALNPDHIPHMLKKCPDSIPDPKAVQYVRNDRGTPMILDNNYYRNILDNKGLLLVDHQLAHDKRTKPFVKKMAKSQEYFFKEFSKAITLLSENNPLTGTKGEIRKECSVANKQHHDEP, from the exons ATGTCTCCAAGCAAAGCTTTCATCTTCTTAGCTCTCTTATCCTTTTCACCACAACTCTTCCTAACAATCTCTTCTGCAGTAGAAGACAATGGCCTTCTCATGAACTACTACAAAGAATCATGTCCACAAGCTGAAGAAGTCATCAAAGAACAAGTCAAACTCCTCTACAAACGCCACAAGAACACCGCTTTCTCATGGCTCAGAAACATCTTCCATGACTGTGCTGTTCAG AGTTGTGATGCTTCTTTGTTGCTGACATCCACAAGAAGAAGCTTGTCTGAGCAAGAACATGACAGAAGCTTTGGTTTGAGGAACTTTAGGTACATTGATACCATCAAAGAAGCTGTTGAGAGAGAGTGTCCTGGTGTTGTTTCTTGTTCTGATATCCTTGTTCTTTCAGCAAGAGATGGAATTGTTTCG CTAGGAGGTCCTTATATTCCACTGAAAACTGGAAGAAGAGATGGAAGAAAGAGTAGAGTGGATCTGTTGGAGGCCTATCTTCCTGACCACAATGAATCCATTTCTTCTGTCCTTGACAAGTTTGGTGCCATGGGAATTGACACtcctggagttgtttctttgctTG GAGCACACAGTGTTGGAAGAACTCATTGCACAAAATTAGTGCACCGTTTGTATCCAGAAGTTGATCCAGCTTTGAATCCAGATCACATCCCACACATGCTAAAGAAGTGTCCGGATTCAATCCCTGACCCTAAGGCAGTACAATACGTGAGAAATGACCGTGGTACCCCCATGATTCTTGACAACAATTACTATAGAAATATTCTTGACAACAAGGGTCTTTTGCTAGTAGATCATCAGCTAGCACATGACAAAAGAACAAAACCTTTTGTGAAGAAAATGGCCAAAAGTCAAGAGTATTTCTTCAAGGAGTTTTCTAAAGCTATTACATTGCTTTCTGAGAATAATCCTCTAACTGGTACTAAAGGTGAGATTAGAAAAGAGTGCAGTGTTGCTAACAAACAACACCATGATGAGCCTTGA